The Nevskiales bacterium nucleotide sequence ACGCGCTGGACGCCCCATGCAGCCACCGTCGTGATCGGCATCACCTTCCTGCTGCTGCTGTGGCTGGTCGGCGCCTGGGCGTACACGGAGGTGCTCGCCGAACTGGCACAGGGCATGGCGATGGATCTGGGTGCACGCACGCTGCTATTTCTGGCCCTGCTGGCCGGGGCCGCCTACGGCGGCTGGACGGCGGGCCGCTTCCGCCACACCCGCGTCACCGCGGGCCTGAGTCTGCGCTGTCTGGCCGGCGGCCTGCTGATGGGGCTCGGCAGTCTGCTGATTCCGGGCGGCAACGACGGCCTGATCCTGCTCGGCATGCCGCTGCTCTGGTCCTACGCCTGGATCGCGTTCCTGACTATGTGCCTCACCATTGCGCTCTATCTGCAGGGCTTCGCGCTCCTCTCCCGACCTGCTGCGTAGCGGGCTGCTGACCCAAAGAGAGCCCCGCCGACGGCACCCCGTGAGGTGGCGCCGCCCCCGGGGCCAAACTTCCCCGCGGTCGTTACCGCGGGGATACGGAGGACTCAGGTGAAATGGTTGCGTAGCTCGCCGGCGATCTCGAAGATGTCGCCGACCACGCCGTAGCGGGCGATGTTGAAGATCGAGGCCTCGGGGTCCTTGTTGACGGCGATGATGTTGGGCACGTGCTTCATGCCGGCCATGTGCTGCACCGAACCGGAAATACCCAGCGCGATGTAGATCTTGCAGTTGCTGACCGTCTTGCCCGACTGCCCGACCTGACGGTACTTCGGCAGCCAGCCGTTATCGGCGATCGGGCGCGAGCAGCCCAGCGTGAAGCCCATCCGCTCGGCCAGTTCCTCGAACTCGGCGACGTGCTCCTCCTCACCGATGCCGCGGCCGATCGAGAGCATGTACTCGGCCTGGGTGATGTCCACTCCGTCGCCGGCCTCGGGCTCGCGATACCCCAGGTGCTGGCTGCGCGGCGACGCGGCCGGGGCGTCGAAGACGCTGACAGCGGGGCTGGCGCTACCTTCGGCGGCCTTGAAGGCGTTGCCGCGCAGGGTTAGCAGCACCGTTGCCTTGCCGGGGAAATCGAGTTCGACATGCACCTTCTCGCGATAGCCGGCGCGGGTCGCGACCAGGGTGTCGCCCTCGTAGCGCAGGCCGAAGACATCAGTGGTAAAACCATAGCCGCCTCTGACGGCGAGCGCCGGCGCGTAGCCCCAGGCGTCGATGCTGTGCGGCAGCAGCACCAGCGCCGGGCGGCGGCTGCCGATCAGCGCCAGCACTGCCTCGGTGTAGACGTCGCTCTGGAACTCGGCGACCGGCACGGCGACCTTGATCAGCTCGTCGACCCCGCCGACGCCGAGCCGCGCAAGGTAGGCATCCGGGTCTTGGGCAAGCACGGCCACGGCGACCGTGCCGCCCCTGGCCGTCTTCAGCTCAGCCGCCGCCGCGATGCACTCCAGCGTCACCGGGTTCAACTCGCCGCGACGATGCTCCGCAATAACCAGTATCCCGCTCATCCGTTCACCCCTCTCAGCTCATTGATGATCTCGGCCAGGCGCCTGGCCTGCTCCGCCGGCGTGCCCTCGATCAGCTCGGCCTGCCCCTTGGCCGGCACGTACATGCGCCGCACCCGGCAGGCCGAGCCGGCCTCGCCGACCTGCGCATCAGACAGGCCCAGCTCGCGGTGCGACAGCACCTCGATCGGCTTGGCGCTGGCCTGTTTGATGCCACGCAGCGAGGCGTAGCGCGGCTCGTTGATACCGAGCTGGATGGTCAGCACCGCCGGCATCTGCACCGCCAGCTCCTCCTGCAGCCCGCCTTCGAGTTCGCGGCATACTTTGGCGCTGGCTGCACCCGGCGTGTAGTCGAGCGCGGAGACCACCGCCACGTGCGGCCAGCCGAGCAG carries:
- a CDS encoding electron transfer flavoprotein subunit alpha/FixB family protein; its protein translation is MSGILVIAEHRRGELNPVTLECIAAAAELKTARGGTVAVAVLAQDPDAYLARLGVGGVDELIKVAVPVAEFQSDVYTEAVLALIGSRRPALVLLPHSIDAWGYAPALAVRGGYGFTTDVFGLRYEGDTLVATRAGYREKVHVELDFPGKATVLLTLRGNAFKAAEGSASPAVSVFDAPAASPRSQHLGYREPEAGDGVDITQAEYMLSIGRGIGEEEHVAEFEELAERMGFTLGCSRPIADNGWLPKYRQVGQSGKTVSNCKIYIALGISGSVQHMAGMKHVPNIIAVNKDPEASIFNIARYGVVGDIFEIAGELRNHFT